In Miscanthus floridulus cultivar M001 chromosome 8, ASM1932011v1, whole genome shotgun sequence, the sequence caaacatctcccactcatctccatcattgttttatcatcatagtgagattgtaagtgattcctagtgcatttgcttgagtgattgcatctagtggcacttagggatcattgtggctgcggagttcttattactcttggtggttgccgccacctagatggcttggagcagcggaggagcatcggcacgagttggtgattgtttgtgtccgtctccgatgattgtgaggggctttatgccttccctggtggagcaccaaaaggtaactctagtagattgctcatgtcattgagttacctcacttgtgggtaggttcttgcagtgtccatttgttggactaggtttgtgcaacacatattagctgccgaaccaccaagtgttggtcgacataacagggactagcatgccggcaagcacgtgagcctcgggagaaaaatcttggtgaccatcttgtgtgattggatttctcccggtgattgattggcttcatcttgtgattggttcattcctcgatacggcggtataatcaccctactcactcccttacatttcttgcaaactagttgtcaagctctttagtgtagttagtccttgagagcttgttagtttggttagtgtggctctttagttagtctttgagagcacactagcttagtgagtagtgacttagctcttgtgtgtgtctagtgatcatagcaactagaattgttgggtggcttgcaacccttgtatagctagagcaaaattgcattacgtcatttgttgtactaatcaattacTCTAGTGCTTTGTAaagttttaaataggctattcaccccctctagccatattaggacaggAGGCGGTGCCATAGGAGAAGGAGCCTTCCTTGGTGGCGGCGACATAGGAGGCGGTGCCATAGGAGAAGGAGCCTTCCTTGGTGGCGACGACAAAGAAGGCGGTGCCATAGGAGAAGGAGCCCACCTTGGCATTGATGGCATAgggggcggtggcggtggctaGGAAACCCTAGGCGGTGTTAACGAACACTCGCTATTGTTGCCCTCTTCATCCAAAGAGGAATCATTATTACAAAATTATATGTAGCATTTGCGCCGCGCCACAAAGACCCCTGTTCCCACCAAGTGCCAGGTGGACGATCAAGCACTAATGTCTTGTACCTTCTCTTCACAATTCTATCAATTCTAACCTTAGCATACCCTCTCGGTATTTAAGCTCCGTGTAGTAGCCACCCTTCTTCAACAAGCCAGGCCTGGTCAAGCGCCACCTTGAAAAGGAAGTACTCTTGGGGCATGTATAGCTTGGTTTATGTCCTAAGCTAATAGGCAAGCTTTGGATTAGTAACCAAAAAACATTTACTCTTTGGGGAGCACAACGTTCCTTTTCTAATTCTCGACCTGGCACAGAAGTACATAACTAGATGATTCTGTGTCTAGTCTAGTGCAAAAGAGGATAGAGCGAAACTTTGAGAACTAGATGTTATAGGCTTATAGCTACCAAAGTTTTGCTGACATAGCACTGCATGAGGAGAATGTTTTGCTTTTGGTGGTAAACCTGATCAGCAAGGCGATGACCTTTGAAGAAGCCAGAGAGTTAGGGAAATGGTTCAACCTGACATTCATCTGTGGGGAAAATGACCAAGTGGAAGAAGTTCTCTGCAACATGGAGCAGGACATTGGTGTGGCCAAGCAAGGTGATATGGTTTGGTTGGAATTGGATATTCCAGTTCTTTTAGCTAAAGGAGAGCATTGTGTGTGCTGGTTCAACGTGTGTTTTTGTTTTGACCAGTAGTTAAGTTTTTGTCTAGTTCTGCGTGTGTTTTCGTTTTGACCAGTAGTCCAGTTTTTGCGAGGTAGTGGTGTTTTCGTCCGGCCTAACTATCGGCGAACGATCATTTGATTCAAAACTAGCGATCAATAATCCGACAGCAAacaatttccttttttttttgaaaagcagATGGCCGCACACACCGCGGAGGGCATGCGTCCACTCTTCTGCATGCGCCCAACCCACTCACTCATCTCTTTCTATGGATGTGACGTCACCTTAGAAAAAAGGGCAACATTTATTTCAAATTGTTATAACTTTTAAATGACTTATCCAATTTCAATTCCGTCTGCACCGGTGTGTTTAACGTGGCGAGACGAACAAAACTAGACCCCACTTACATATGTTTCAAAGATTATTTTCTAGTAGTAATTTATGCGTGCTAACTTATAGTATATATCTTATATCATATAACTTATGTGAAAAACTTGAAAACACAAGAATTATGAAATACAACTTATTTATGAAAAGTTATTAAACACAAAGAAATGAAtttaacttataacttatgccAAAACTTACAAACATAAAGTTGTTAACACACAAAGGAAcaaattaacttataacttataccaaaacatagaaacacaaaagttatgaaacacaacTTATATACAAAAGTTATCAAACATAACTTGTGTACATAAGTTATGCTATACAATTTGTGTGGataagttattctatacaacttgctaattaacttataacttatacaaaaaaacttaaaaaaagtCATTAAACACAACTTATATACAAAAGTTATCAAACACAACTTATATATataagttattctatacaacTTGCTAACCCtgccaaaaaaataaataaaagaaggATTAAAAATATTAAAAGATGAAAAGAATACTAAAAATCACATAAAAGAAAaactaaataaaaatgaaaagaaaaaacaaaaaaaagaaccgCTTGGGTGGACGCATGCAGGAGAAGTGGACAGGAGTGGGCGCATGCAGCAGGAGTGGGTGCATGCAGAtagaataaagaaaaaaaataggaaaaaaaagcGCAATAGGAGTGGGCCAGGAGAGGGGGGATGCATGCAGTGCGGTGGAGACAGCGTTCGCTCCTTTTCAAAACGAGTGAACCCTCGTTGAATTGGAATTGGGGTTTTCGTCTGTTCAACGCTGTACTAATAAAATtctaaaaaaatgcacacggcctCTCGTTCGGCTGATTAGTTTTTTACTAATTTCCGATGATTTAATAGCGTTATGTGAGAGAAAATAAGCTAAAATAAGTGGAGAGTGAAGCAGCCGAACGAGCTTGACCAAATGTCTCTTTGCAAAAGAATCCATTTCTTGAAAGGCATTTTACACACAACGCAGGCACGCACGCAAACACTCAAAAAGAACTACACTAACACCACTACGCGCACAATCAGACATGCACGTCTCCTGCGCACCCTAGAAAATAATTGGAAGCTAGGTTGCTGCTGTGGCTGTTTACTTCCTCATACATCATTGTAGCGATGAACTGGTAGCAGCCAGCAGCAGCGGAAAATACAAGCAGCCGAATAGGCTACAGAACAGGCTGGTTCTTTGCTGATCGCAATTCAAGCATCGCTCTGATGGTGTTACCAACATCCAGAATTGAGACACCACATGGATTGGAGTGATGGATAAACACAGAGGCCCCTTCAATAGGCAATCAAGAAGGAAAACTTCTTTCTTATACAAAATACAAAACTTCTTTACACGATCATGAGGCATATGACGCACCAAAACTATTGCTACTTCCACCTCTACTGGAAGTTGGCAACTGCACACTGCTTCATACACTTTTAAAGCAAGGTAACCTGCATAAGCTTTCTTTTACACCTTGATGAAACATCTCAAGATCCAACCAAGAATGATGGCATGTGGCGCTCCAGTGCCCGCAAGAGGTCCTTCCCCTGGTTCTCCATGCCAGCAGGCTCACCGAGCCGGTGCACCGCCTCCAGCAGCTCCCCCCTGAGCCTTTGGGGCAGCAGCTGCCCACCTGCGCTCACGCACTCACGGTACAGTGGCAGGTACGTGATGCCGAGCACCATCTCAGACGGGAGGTCCTCCAGGCAGATCGGGGACGCGCCCCTCCTGAGGACCCTCATGACATTCATGAAGTGCATTTCACCGGTGCTCACCCCTTCAGCAAACGCACTCTGGGACCAGTGTTCTCTCAGGAAGGCAACCAGGTCCGGGGGCTCGCCGTTGGTGCCCCCGGTTGCAATGATGTCTGCGGCCTTGTATGTTGCTGCTGAGTCTCTTAGGAAGTTGGACCTCAGAAGGAAGGTGACACCATCAAGCGACCTGCTGCCCTGGCCCCTCGCAGCTTTGAGGATCTGTGTGCTGAGAGCTTCAAGGATTTGCTGGGGGGTATGTGCAAGCAGGTACGAGGCCACCATGAAATGGCCGCTGGAGGCAGCAGTCGTCAGGGCAAGGCACATCTCAATTTCAGAGATGCCTCGGCTGACAAACCAGTGGACAACCTGCAAGCACCCACGCTCTGCAGCTTTTATCAGAGGGCTAAGGAAAGAACTCACGTTCCCTTCATCAACTAGGCATTCCATTGTGTTGAACTTGCAGTAATGAGAGGCATACACTAGAGCCAGCTCAGTGTCCACAGCCAAGCCATTCTGATATGCAACCTGCATAAAGGGGGCAAAAATTACTGTTGCATTGTCATGCTGTTCTTTGTGAAATGTACTTTTCAAAGATATTTAAGGGGTCAATACAATAGTTGACATTTCTAGGATAATACGACAGATTTTCAGCAATTATTTACATCTGAACTGGAAGAAAAACCTCTATGCTCACGACCAAAGGTGTCTCTGCACCCAATCAACTCATAAGTCTCCTATCTAGGAAGCAGGGGTGAAATCTTAGTGGAGGCGAAACTGGGTTCTCCCCCTACCCCCACCGCCTTGCTCCGTGCACTGACCTCAGTACCTGCAGTTGTTAGATGCTGctgcagctggtcggagaagatgaacaggcatCCAAATAGTTCGCCGGCCCAAGCATTGAAGGGGGTATATAATGAATGGGAGAAGTGGGCTTTGTCTCTTATTCCTTTGCCAACAAGTGTACCTATGGTGGCCCAGAAACAAGCAGTCGGATAGCCAGGAAGCCTGCCATTGCTTTCTTTAGCAGTAGCAAcaagaaccccccccccccccccccccccccctactcCTGATTTGGTGCTGCACTCCGCCACTACAGGAGAATATTTTCTATGATCATAGCCCAACCATGCCTAGGCTCCTTAAGATCCCATAGAGTATAAATGGAATAAGTATGTGATACGATTCTATATTTGTTACAGGTAACCTTAATTAGTCCTGCCCATCAAGCACAAAAGCTTCCAGCAATTGTCTACATCTATGGAGAAAGTTATGTTCTGGCAAACGACCACAATCTTGTATGGCATGGacaattcatttttagttttGCGCATGGTCATGCAAATGTCATAATTTTGCAGTGGCCTATAGCCGAACTCAACACTCCCTCCCTTTTCTAATTCTTTGGTACCAATAtttttggaatttggataataaAACATTAGGAGTGATCTATATCTTGACGAACACTGTACCAATATTGTTTTTATGTGATCACATTGGTGTAATTAGAATCATATTCGAATAAAGAAATATTTAGATTTTTCTTGTATACAACTTTAATTTTTTTAATTGGTCAATAAAACTTGTAGATTCCTTTTCAGGCCAAAATTGAGAAAGCAAAATCTCAAACTACACTTCAGCATCAACATTTTTCGCTAAACGAGGCCAACATTTCCTACTTTAAGGATTCTcgagtctagatacatagttattAAAGCTAAAGACTCAAAAGAGGAAGACGATAACAAAATATTGAGAAAAGATGGTTACACTATCATGAATATGGTTACTTCTGTGAAGAAGAGCAGTATTTCAGGCCAAAGTTAGAATAACTGACGCAGCTAAAAATGTTCATAAAAAATCTACTTCAGTAACTCAGCATTTTAGTTTAACATGCACATAGGCCCAATCCATTCCTTGGGAACGCACAAAATCACCTCAGCTAGTTTATAAGTACTTTAAAGGCATGCTCTAAATTCTAGAATGTAAAAAGTTAGTTCctaaagaaaagcaaaacatgCTCATTTGCACATTTAGTATTTGATTAAACAGAATTGTTAACTTCTACATCAAGATTAATGAGAACTAAAATTACCTCCAGCAGAATGCGTACAAGTTCAGTACTTCCAAAGCGTGCTGCTTCAAGGAAACACTGATTTACATTGTCAGCGCCTCCTTCCACCAGCAATGATAAAAGGCCCTTAATGGAGACTGCTGAACTCCCAGAAGACCATCCAGGTTCAAATAAACTTGAGAAGAGTGTAAGGGGGAAGCAGACCGCATCAAATGCCTCAGTAAAAATCTTGCCACATAAGTTGTCACCAGCTATGTCCAAGAAGGTTCTAAATGCTGATAAATGAAGCTGTACCTCTTGGAGAGTATTGCAGCTCCATCTGTACCTATGTGTGTCTTCAGAACAATGGTGCATATGAATACACTGTAAAGCCCATTCCATAAACTTCTTCACCTTGGCACCTGCCTCTATTTTTAGATGCTCAGCACCAGGACAATCTCGCAGACGTTCATGCAATCTAAATTTCAACACCAAAAGAAATAACATCACTAATAATGTATTAAGCAATATATTCTGAATAAAAACATTTATATGTAAGCTGAGTCACCTCTCTGCGACAATCTCCTTGGTATCACCCACAGTGATAGCCTTGCTTTGGCAGGCTGCAACACATGATGCAAGCAGCGACGTCCTGAGGATCGCTCTGGCAAAATCCTTTGCCCCTGAGGCCACAATCTTCGCTATCAGACTGTTGAGCCCCTCAAGATCCCGTTTCGTCcgcaagaaccatatggcatcAAGGGCAATCGACAGGCCATAATCTAGCATCGACTGCTGATCTGCTAGATCAACAAGACTTTCAGCAAGGCTCCACTGCCGCGAGAACAGCACCAGCTGCAGTGAGTGACCGAAGTCCACCCACCCATGCTCGTCTAGCCCCTGGCTTTGCACGCACCCATCCGATTCCTGTGTTTCGTCGTCCCCATGACTATGGCTGACGCTGCATCCTTGGTCGTTCTTAGGCGCCAGCGCTGATTCCCTTGCGAACACCACACCACTAGCCTGGCCAATCTCGTCAGCCTCTAATTCCACAAACGGCGATTTCTTCGCCTTCGCCCGGATGCTTCGTGGTTTGCCTTGCTCAACCATTTGATGCAAGAGAGATCCAGGCTGTAAACCAATCTCACACCATTCTGTTCCCTGCTAAAATAATCCGGCAACTCCTGATCATCCAAAGCCGAAGAACCCTAAATCAGGAAGAAATACCACGCCGTTGCGACCAAAACTGTGCCGATCTGCAAACTCGAAGAGTAGAAAATAGCTAGGCATTAATCACAAGCAAGGATTTGAGAGAAACAGGATGATTACGAAACAACTTTTGAGGGGCAGAGAGATCGAACCTGAAACTTGAAAGATCGAAGAccaatcggggggggggggggggggggggggggggggggggggggggggtggatatGAAGGAGAAGggaatcaaacatgaagcaaAAGCGGGAGGAGATGGGGACAGTATAATATTTTTCCCCGCTGTGATTTTGATGGGGAGAGAATAATAAAGTTCACAGCCCCTTGTTGGAGGTACGGAGGCCACCAAATTTCTTGCAATGCAAAGTCTTGGTTTAGGCTGTCTATATCATTTCTCGTagttaggaatagagatttttatataaaaaaatattctttAACAACTTATCTAATTAGATATCTAAAATAGTCCTCTTTTATTCTGGATTTCTCGCTATCAAAAAGAGACAACGAGATTGACTCTCTAGTGCGCACAAAACATAGGGAAACGATTTTTATCCAAAGGACTCTCCAAATAATACTTTAGAAAATAAGTTTTAGAAACGCTCTTGGAGACGCTCTTAAGGCATGTAATTTCGTAGGTTTGGTATAAGACTTCTGTACGAATTCATGCAAAAGTGTTTTTTTTGCTCCTGTTGTTAAAATAATTTGACATT encodes:
- the LOC136473971 gene encoding ankyrin repeat protein SKIP35-like is translated as MVEQGKPRSIRAKAKKSPFVELEADEIGQASGVVFARESALAPKNDQGCSVSHSHGDDETQESDGCVQSQGLDEHGWVDFGHSLQLVLFSRQWSLAESLVDLADQQSMLDYGLSIALDAIWFLRTKRDLEGLNSLIAKIVASGAKDFARAILRTSLLASCVAACQSKAITVGDTKEIVAERLHERLRDCPGAEHLKIEAGAKVKKFMEWALQCIHMHHCSEDTHRYRWSCNTLQEVQLHLSAFRTFLDIAGDNLCGKIFTEAFDAVCFPLTLFSSLFEPGWSSGSSAVSIKGLLSLLVEGGADNVNQCFLEAARFGSTELVRILLEVAYQNGLAVDTELALVYASHYCKFNTMECLVDEGNVSSFLSPLIKAAERGCLQVVHWFVSRGISEIEMCLALTTAASSGHFMVASYLLAHTPQQILEALSTQILKAARGQGSRSLDGVTFLLRSNFLRDSAATYKAADIIATGGTNGEPPDLVAFLREHWSQSAFAEGVSTGEMHFMNVMRVLRRGASPICLEDLPSEMVLGITYLPLYRECVSAGGQLLPQRLRGELLEAVHRLGEPAGMENQGKDLLRALERHMPSFLVGS